Proteins from one Planctomyces sp. SH-PL62 genomic window:
- the csrA gene encoding carbon storage regulator CsrA yields MLVLSRKALQSVMIGSDIRITVIRVEGNQVRIGIEAPKDVRILRGELIDDARDEFGEPARPQEFVISAS; encoded by the coding sequence ATGCTGGTGCTCAGCCGCAAAGCGTTGCAGTCGGTGATGATCGGTTCGGACATCCGGATCACCGTGATTCGCGTCGAGGGGAATCAGGTTCGTATCGGCATCGAGGCCCCGAAGGACGTGCGGATCCTCCGCGGCGAGTTGATCGACGACGCCCGGGACGAATTTGGTGAGCCCGCTCGGCCCCAGGAATTCGTCATCTCGGCATCCTGA
- a CDS encoding DUF1570 domain-containing protein has translation MIHRKARPGWKFQTSRGAPRLVMTLLGVSAMLATSVALRADLIYFRNGGRIQAPAVAEGSTVTIDLVGETFTFQAEDIESRIPDPSPAQEWAARRKLLEGKPAAERFVEAWWALENGLVDEAVEELERIHRLAPEHEPTRRMIQAVDKLKAPCDDPDFEAFQTSLGVASRIERGPHVLLLHQHPEAEAAERVALLERVTTAYHLMFAGSGVPLRTPSRRLMFAWFADRLDYQAFLKNQEAAPFASTRGYYHPTWNAVLAYDARSSELQRQDRAGLAGRRDELQAFRRTLERLPARGRLRVALAGERPRMVGRAEGGALIDRLDRDVRRSELLLEAERRAYDDGMAAHEMVHLLAADSGLLPRHDAFPIWLQEGLAMQFEVVRGGRWAGIGRPHDIRLNDWRRIQPPPPMDPLIRDRGFGQGYRRDPYVQAWALVYFLRARRGDQFVKFLDLLRSPRDHSEPAASHAELFSRAFGDDLGGLEMDWHAFLNEARTPLERRAPHPTTAEEMRSRE, from the coding sequence ATGATCCATCGGAAAGCCCGACCTGGTTGGAAGTTCCAGACGTCGAGAGGTGCTCCCCGCCTGGTCATGACCCTTCTGGGAGTCTCGGCCATGCTGGCGACGTCCGTCGCCCTTCGCGCCGATCTGATCTACTTTCGCAACGGCGGACGGATCCAGGCCCCAGCCGTCGCGGAAGGCTCCACCGTCACGATCGACCTCGTCGGCGAGACCTTCACCTTTCAGGCTGAAGACATTGAGAGCCGCATTCCTGATCCCTCGCCCGCCCAGGAATGGGCCGCCCGGCGAAAGCTCCTGGAAGGGAAGCCCGCCGCCGAGCGGTTCGTCGAGGCCTGGTGGGCGCTGGAGAACGGGCTGGTCGACGAGGCCGTCGAGGAGCTGGAGCGCATCCATCGACTCGCCCCCGAGCATGAGCCGACCCGGCGCATGATCCAGGCCGTGGACAAGCTGAAGGCCCCCTGCGACGACCCTGACTTCGAGGCGTTCCAGACGTCCCTGGGCGTCGCGTCGAGGATCGAGCGTGGGCCCCACGTCCTGCTCCTGCACCAGCACCCCGAGGCCGAGGCCGCCGAGCGGGTCGCTTTGCTGGAGCGGGTGACGACCGCCTATCACCTCATGTTCGCCGGCTCCGGCGTTCCCCTCCGAACGCCCAGCCGTCGGCTGATGTTCGCCTGGTTCGCGGATCGCCTGGACTACCAGGCCTTCCTGAAGAACCAGGAGGCCGCCCCTTTCGCCTCCACGCGGGGTTATTATCACCCCACCTGGAATGCCGTCCTGGCCTATGACGCCCGCAGCAGTGAGTTGCAGCGCCAGGATCGGGCGGGCCTGGCGGGCCGTCGCGACGAGCTACAGGCGTTCCGACGGACTCTGGAACGACTCCCCGCCCGAGGGCGTCTCCGCGTGGCCCTGGCGGGCGAGCGTCCCCGGATGGTCGGACGAGCCGAGGGTGGGGCGCTGATCGACCGGCTCGACCGCGACGTCCGGCGATCCGAGCTGCTCCTGGAAGCCGAGCGTCGGGCCTACGACGACGGCATGGCCGCGCACGAGATGGTCCACCTCCTCGCCGCCGACAGCGGGCTGCTGCCGCGCCACGATGCGTTCCCCATCTGGCTTCAGGAGGGGCTGGCGATGCAGTTCGAGGTCGTTCGCGGCGGCCGATGGGCCGGGATCGGCCGTCCCCACGACATCCGGCTCAACGACTGGCGGAGGATCCAGCCCCCTCCCCCAATGGACCCCTTGATCCGCGACAGAGGCTTCGGCCAGGGCTACCGACGCGATCCGTACGTCCAGGCCTGGGCCCTGGTCTACTTCCTCCGGGCTCGGCGGGGCGATCAGTTCGTCAAGTTCCTGGACCTCCTGCGCAGCCCCAGGGACCACTCCGAGCCCGCCGCGTCCCACGCCGAACTTTTCTCCCGGGCCTTCGGCGACGACCTTGGCGGCCTCGAAATGGACTGGCACGCCTTCCTGAACGAAGCGCGAACCCCCCTCGAACGACGAGCCCCGCACCCAACGACGGCCGAAGAAATGAGGTCTCGGGAATGA
- a CDS encoding protein adenylyltransferase SelO: protein MVGQHESVADADAVGWRFDNTYTRLPSPLFVPSTPARVREPRAAILNHRLANELGLDLGARSPEAVAALFAGQVFPVGSQPIAQAYAGHQFGHFTMLGDGRAILLGEHRTPSGRLVDVQFKGSGRTRFSRGGDGLAALGPMLREYIISEALAGLGIPTTRSLAVVATGDPVYRESMRRGAILTRVAASHLRVGTFQYAAALGDESTLRALADYAIDRHDPELATDPRNYLEFLRAVADRQAALIARWQHVGFIHGVMNTDNMAIAGETIDYGPCAFMNAYDPGTVFSSIDRGGRYAYANQPGIAQWNLARLAETLLPLLSHDPDEAVSLATEVLDEFPARFEEYWLAGMRLKLGLQSAEAGDIELVQLLLDWMQKSQADFTNTFRDLSAEGRALGDPYRDPDFLAWQTQWHERLAREGRSPAEAAALMRTVNPAVIPRNHRVEEALSAAEDRDDLSVLHNLLAALASPYDYEARPDLARYQEPPTDERGYRTFCGT, encoded by the coding sequence ATGGTCGGTCAACATGAGTCGGTCGCCGATGCGGACGCGGTCGGATGGCGGTTCGACAACACCTATACGCGGCTGCCGTCCCCCCTTTTCGTCCCGTCCACGCCGGCTCGGGTGCGGGAGCCGAGGGCGGCGATCCTCAATCACCGGCTTGCAAACGAGCTTGGCCTCGACCTCGGCGCGAGGTCCCCGGAGGCTGTCGCGGCCCTGTTCGCCGGCCAGGTGTTCCCGGTCGGCTCGCAGCCGATCGCCCAGGCGTACGCTGGGCATCAGTTCGGCCACTTCACCATGCTCGGGGACGGTCGCGCCATCCTGCTGGGCGAGCATCGTACGCCTTCCGGGCGGCTCGTCGACGTCCAGTTCAAGGGGTCGGGGCGGACCCGGTTCTCGCGCGGCGGGGACGGGCTGGCCGCCCTCGGCCCGATGCTCCGCGAATACATCATTAGCGAGGCCCTGGCTGGCCTCGGCATCCCCACCACGCGAAGTCTCGCCGTCGTCGCCACCGGCGATCCCGTCTACCGGGAATCGATGCGGCGGGGCGCGATCCTGACCCGCGTGGCCGCCAGCCACCTCCGCGTCGGGACCTTCCAGTACGCGGCGGCTCTCGGGGATGAATCCACCTTGCGCGCCCTCGCCGACTACGCGATCGATCGCCACGACCCGGAACTGGCCACTGATCCCCGGAACTACCTGGAATTCCTCCGCGCCGTCGCCGACCGCCAGGCCGCGCTGATCGCCCGATGGCAGCACGTCGGGTTCATTCATGGAGTGATGAATACCGACAACATGGCAATCGCCGGCGAGACGATCGACTACGGGCCCTGTGCGTTCATGAACGCCTACGATCCAGGCACCGTCTTCAGCTCGATCGACCGTGGCGGCCGGTACGCCTACGCCAACCAGCCCGGCATCGCGCAATGGAACCTGGCCCGGCTCGCCGAGACTCTTCTGCCGCTCCTGAGCCACGACCCCGACGAGGCCGTCTCGCTCGCCACCGAGGTGCTTGACGAGTTTCCGGCGCGGTTCGAGGAATACTGGCTCGCCGGCATGCGGCTCAAGCTGGGCCTCCAGTCGGCGGAGGCCGGTGACATCGAGTTGGTCCAGCTGCTTCTCGACTGGATGCAGAAATCCCAGGCCGATTTCACGAACACGTTCCGGGACCTATCCGCTGAAGGGCGAGCGCTCGGCGATCCGTACCGAGATCCGGATTTCCTGGCCTGGCAAACTCAGTGGCACGAGCGGCTCGCCCGCGAAGGACGCTCCCCCGCCGAGGCTGCGGCCTTGATGCGGACCGTCAACCCGGCCGTCATCCCGCGCAATCACCGCGTCGAGGAGGCCCTATCCGCCGCCGAGGACCGAGACGATCTGTCGGTGCTCCACAACCTCCTTGCGGCCCTGGCCTCGCCCTATGACTATGAGGCCCGGCCCGACCTGGCGCGATACCAAGAACCACCGACCGACGAACGCGGCTACCGCACCTTTTGCGGAACCTGA
- a CDS encoding IS5 family transposase, giving the protein MTRRYELKDEEFALIADLLPPVGRPGGRWNDHRTTLDGVLWILHTGAQWRELPERYGKWKSVYDRFNRWARDGTIDRILERLHLELDASGRIDFDLWCIDGTSIRAGRAAAGAGGKRGTAEPADHALGRSRGGFGTKLHLVVDSGGVPLSAVVTAGQAHESRSLEPALEAVRIKRPGRGRPRRRPRRLAGDKGYSYRRIRRYLRRRGIKAVIPTRKDQRRSPTFDAEAYRRRNIVERCILWMKENRRLATRFEKLAVNFLAMVKLAMIRRCFRLIEPSDRT; this is encoded by the coding sequence ATGACGCGACGCTACGAGCTGAAGGACGAGGAGTTCGCCCTGATCGCCGACCTGCTCCCTCCGGTCGGGAGGCCGGGCGGGCGGTGGAACGACCACCGCACGACGCTCGACGGCGTCCTCTGGATCCTCCATACGGGCGCCCAGTGGCGGGAGCTGCCGGAGCGATACGGAAAGTGGAAGAGCGTCTACGACCGATTCAACCGCTGGGCCCGCGACGGCACGATCGACCGCATCCTGGAGCGGCTGCATCTCGAGCTGGACGCCTCGGGGCGGATCGACTTCGACCTCTGGTGCATCGACGGGACGTCCATCCGGGCCGGCCGCGCGGCCGCCGGGGCCGGGGGGAAAAGGGGGACGGCCGAGCCGGCCGACCACGCCCTCGGCCGCTCGCGCGGCGGCTTCGGGACGAAGCTGCACCTGGTCGTCGACTCCGGCGGCGTCCCGCTGTCGGCCGTCGTCACCGCGGGCCAGGCCCACGAGTCGAGGTCCCTGGAGCCGGCGCTCGAGGCGGTGCGGATCAAGCGGCCCGGCCGGGGCCGGCCGCGACGCCGGCCCCGCCGCCTGGCCGGCGACAAGGGGTATAGCTACAGACGCATCCGCCGCTACCTGCGACGGCGAGGGATCAAGGCGGTGATCCCGACCCGCAAGGACCAGCGGCGAAGCCCGACGTTCGACGCCGAGGCCTACCGCCGCCGCAACATCGTCGAGAGGTGCATCCTCTGGATGAAGGAGAACCGGCGGCTGGCGACGCGGTTCGAGAAGCTGGCGGTCAACTTCCTGGCCATGGTCAAGCTGGCCATGATCCGCCGTTGCTTTCGGCTCATCGAGCCGTCAGACAGAACCTAG
- a CDS encoding transposase, with protein sequence MACYGLLRGDSGGMLLRFVQGRPVSQVTEDFLAWACDRLAAEGKRALLLVWDNAAWHVSRRVRAWIKAHNRLAKARGGVRIVACHLPVKAPWLNAIEPKWVHGKRAVVEPGRRLTAAEVEERVCGYYGCEHIGRLTQQLQ encoded by the coding sequence TTGGCCTGCTACGGGCTGCTGCGCGGCGACTCCGGCGGGATGCTGCTGCGGTTCGTGCAGGGGCGCCCGGTCAGCCAGGTGACCGAGGACTTCCTCGCCTGGGCGTGCGACCGGCTGGCCGCCGAGGGCAAGCGGGCGTTGCTGCTGGTCTGGGACAACGCCGCCTGGCACGTCAGCCGCCGGGTGCGGGCCTGGATCAAGGCCCACAACCGGCTGGCGAAGGCCCGAGGCGGAGTGCGGATCGTGGCGTGCCACCTGCCGGTGAAGGCGCCGTGGCTCAACGCGATCGAACCGAAGTGGGTCCACGGCAAGAGAGCCGTCGTCGAGCCGGGGAGGAGACTGACGGCGGCCGAGGTCGAGGAGCGGGTCTGCGGCTACTACGGCTGCGAACACATCGGTCGCCTCACACAGCAACTCCAGTGA
- a CDS encoding helix-turn-helix domain-containing protein, whose translation MKPPLFVRPLSPEESRTLRAGLRSPSAFTLRRCQILLAGAEGLKPSAIRARLGCATQTVRDAIRAFAAEGLACLREKSHRPRSARPALDAAAGERLRALLHRSPREFDKPTSLWTLHLAAEAAFAEGLTPRVMSGESIRRALKRLGVGWKRAKTWITSPDPAYLRKKGRATG comes from the coding sequence ATGAAACCACCCCTCTTCGTCCGCCCGCTCTCCCCCGAGGAGTCCCGGACCCTTCGGGCCGGCCTCCGCTCGCCCTCGGCCTTCACCCTGCGGCGCTGCCAGATCCTCCTGGCCGGCGCCGAGGGCCTCAAGCCCTCCGCGATCCGCGCCCGGCTCGGCTGCGCCACCCAGACCGTCCGCGACGCCATCCGCGCCTTCGCCGCCGAGGGGCTCGCCTGCCTCCGCGAGAAGTCCCACCGCCCCCGATCGGCCCGGCCCGCCCTCGACGCCGCGGCCGGCGAGCGGCTCCGCGCCCTGCTGCACCGCAGCCCCCGCGAGTTCGACAAGCCGACCTCGCTCTGGACGCTCCACCTGGCCGCCGAGGCGGCGTTCGCCGAGGGCCTCACCCCGCGCGTGATGAGCGGCGAGTCGATCCGCCGGGCGCTGAAGCGGCTGGGGGTGGGCTGGAAGCGGGCCAAGACCTGGATCACCAGCCCCGACCCGGCGTACCTGAGAAAAAAGGGGCGCGCGACCGGCTGA
- a CDS encoding DUF1559 domain-containing protein → MPGRETEPRRGFTLIELLVVIAIIAVLIALLLPAVQSAREAARRAQCVNNMKQIGLAMHNYHDTVGSFPPGSLVNAVTWTGSWWAWSALILPQLEQGNLHNAINFSLGSGANASLEHTTVYRTIIAAYLCPSDDSNRLFDDRKWTNINDLGTSYLAAPLNYIVSWGDQKTGNPLFDIYSTQADGTYWGCNNTFSGMFGDCSSGAVTTLAGCTDGSSNTLLAGENSPNYNGQLMWTNGHGAYGGTIIPLNWKTNLKDGQVDPTDGTVCSTAYITSVVATHCFRNQVYNFAFKSKHPGGANFTFADGSVRFLKQSINPRTYAAASTRNRGEIISADAF, encoded by the coding sequence ATGCCCGGAAGAGAGACCGAACCGCGCCGCGGCTTCACGCTGATCGAACTGCTGGTGGTCATCGCGATCATCGCCGTCCTCATCGCCCTCTTGCTGCCGGCCGTGCAGTCGGCCCGCGAGGCCGCCCGCCGCGCCCAGTGCGTCAACAACATGAAGCAGATCGGCCTGGCGATGCACAACTACCACGACACCGTCGGCAGCTTTCCGCCGGGCTCGCTGGTGAACGCCGTCACCTGGACCGGCTCGTGGTGGGCCTGGTCGGCGCTGATCCTCCCCCAGCTTGAGCAGGGGAACCTGCACAACGCCATCAATTTCTCGCTCGGCAGCGGCGCGAACGCCAGCCTGGAGCACACGACCGTCTACCGGACGATCATCGCGGCGTACCTCTGCCCGTCCGACGACTCGAACCGGCTGTTCGACGACCGCAAGTGGACGAACATCAACGATCTGGGCACGTCGTACCTCGCCGCGCCCTTGAACTACATCGTCAGCTGGGGCGATCAGAAGACGGGCAACCCCCTCTTCGACATCTATTCGACGCAGGCCGACGGCACCTACTGGGGGTGCAACAACACCTTCTCCGGCATGTTCGGCGACTGCAGCTCGGGGGCCGTCACCACCCTGGCCGGATGCACCGACGGCAGCAGCAACACCCTGCTCGCCGGCGAGAACTCGCCGAACTACAACGGCCAGCTCATGTGGACCAACGGCCACGGGGCCTACGGCGGGACCATCATCCCCCTGAACTGGAAGACCAACCTGAAGGACGGCCAGGTCGACCCGACCGACGGCACGGTCTGCAGCACGGCCTACATCACGTCGGTCGTCGCGACCCACTGCTTCCGCAACCAGGTCTACAACTTCGCCTTCAAGAGCAAGCACCCCGGCGGCGCCAACTTCACCTTCGCCGACGGCTCCGTCCGCTTCCTCAAGCAGTCGATCAACCCGAGGACATACGCGGCCGCCAGCACCCGGAACCGCGGCGAGATCATCTCGGCCGACGCCTTCTGA
- a CDS encoding GntR family transcriptional regulator: MTAEAEDHPESMVSRTLREEILTGRLEAGSRLTEAGLSSRFGVGRGLVREAVQKLSSQGLVISRPNRGAVVAPEAPREIRNLIIPIRRTVEVYALRLVFDELTEADFAAWNVILARMLDACARRDYHAIAEADLAFHRRLLERAGQPDLIVIWETLVGRIRSHFRKTQKLSADAMEIYEEHRALAESFRGRDLAAAVRLLKEKIT, from the coding sequence ATGACGGCCGAAGCCGAGGACCATCCGGAATCCATGGTCAGTCGGACGCTGCGGGAAGAGATCCTGACCGGCCGGCTCGAGGCGGGGTCGCGGCTCACCGAAGCCGGGCTCTCCAGCCGGTTCGGCGTCGGCCGCGGGCTGGTGCGCGAGGCCGTCCAGAAGCTCTCCTCGCAGGGGCTGGTCATCAGCCGACCCAACCGCGGCGCGGTAGTCGCCCCCGAGGCCCCGCGCGAGATCCGCAACCTGATCATCCCCATCCGCCGCACGGTCGAGGTCTACGCGCTCCGCCTCGTCTTCGACGAGCTGACCGAAGCCGATTTCGCCGCCTGGAACGTGATCCTCGCCCGCATGCTCGACGCCTGCGCCCGGCGCGACTACCACGCCATCGCCGAGGCCGACCTCGCGTTCCACCGCCGCCTCCTGGAGCGGGCCGGCCAGCCCGATCTGATCGTGATCTGGGAGACCCTCGTCGGTCGCATCCGCTCCCACTTCCGCAAGACCCAGAAGCTCAGCGCCGACGCGATGGAGATCTACGAGGAGCACCGGGCCCTCGCCGAATCGTTCCGGGGCCGGGACCTGGCCGCGGCCGTCCGCCTGCTCAAGGAGAAGATCACCTGA
- a CDS encoding PSD1 and planctomycete cytochrome C domain-containing protein, whose translation MSHLRLVQPIGTAFALAICLACAPARAQSAADVEAFEREIRPLLVEKCLSCHGPEKQKGGLRVDARAPLLEGGDSGPAVVPGKPEESLLVQAVKREDGLEMPPDAPLSPKQAAALERWVASGAAWPADGAPAVETRKEAWARHWAFRPMARPEPPDAGDASWVRTPVDAFVAEKHAEAGLSPSPEADRRTLIRRLSYDLTGLPPSPEEVAAFVADPDPTAYEKLVDRLLASKRYGEQWARHWLDVARYADTKGYVYGREERFFVHAPAYRDWVVKAFNDDLPYDRFLLDQIAADQAEPDDPSALAALGFVTLGRRFLGVTHDIIDDRIDVVTRGTMGLTVACSRCHDHKFDPIPTADYYALYGVFMNCTERLVPLAEPSGSEAERAAFEAELKKRRDALESGVASAREEASRRIRSRVADYLTAQLDLSKVPADGFDVILYADDLVPASARRWQAYLAAAAEADDPIFRPWRRLAAIPEAEFAARAAGVLAEPDGSGAAPVNARVASAFASPPAAMAEAVERYGRLFAEVEREWAELRKADPAATALADPDAEALRKVLYEPDRSPCWIPDEPIVTIEAFLDNNQDVKLWQLQGEVDRWLMQSPVAPPYASALTDRAEIREPRVFRRGNAANPGDLAPRRFLQVVAGPDAPAFANGSGRLELARAIIDPENPLTARVWVNRIWAQHFGAGLVRTPSDFGIRSEPPSHPELLDWLARRLVDGGWSTKTIHRLILLSSTYRQRSNGGGPDDEKAKLADPENRLLWRTNPHRLTFEEARDSALAATGELDARIGGRGTPLFGGAENRRRTLYGVVDRQFLPGVFRVFDFANPDLHIPSRSETTVPQQALFAMNHPFPAARARALAARLSPGDDDASTRAVFQAVLQRDPTADEASAAREFLADAAAAPPPAPPAESLAWSYGCVTVDPASGPSKDFRPMPHFDGQGWGGGPQWPDPVLGWARITAGGATPGTIRPARSSGAGSRRSAA comes from the coding sequence ATGTCCCATCTTCGCCTCGTCCAACCGATCGGGACGGCTTTCGCCCTGGCCATCTGCCTGGCTTGCGCGCCGGCGCGGGCCCAGTCGGCCGCCGACGTCGAGGCCTTCGAGAGGGAGATCCGCCCGCTGCTCGTGGAGAAGTGCCTGTCCTGCCACGGGCCTGAGAAGCAGAAGGGGGGCCTGCGGGTGGACGCGCGGGCGCCGCTTTTGGAAGGGGGCGATTCCGGCCCGGCCGTCGTCCCGGGCAAGCCCGAGGAGAGCCTGCTGGTCCAGGCGGTGAAGCGGGAGGACGGCCTGGAAATGCCCCCGGACGCCCCGCTCTCGCCCAAACAGGCGGCCGCGCTGGAGCGCTGGGTCGCCTCGGGGGCCGCCTGGCCCGCCGACGGCGCGCCGGCCGTCGAGACCCGCAAGGAGGCGTGGGCGCGGCACTGGGCGTTCCGCCCGATGGCTCGGCCCGAGCCGCCCGACGCCGGCGACGCCTCGTGGGTCCGCACCCCGGTCGACGCGTTCGTGGCGGAAAAGCACGCGGAGGCGGGGCTGTCGCCTTCGCCCGAGGCCGACCGCCGCACCTTGATCCGCCGCCTCTCGTACGACCTGACCGGCCTGCCGCCGTCGCCCGAGGAGGTCGCCGCGTTCGTCGCCGACCCCGACCCGACGGCCTATGAGAAGCTCGTCGACCGCCTCCTGGCCTCGAAGCGGTACGGCGAGCAGTGGGCCCGCCACTGGCTCGACGTCGCCCGCTACGCCGACACCAAGGGCTACGTCTACGGTCGCGAGGAGCGGTTTTTCGTCCACGCCCCGGCCTACCGAGACTGGGTCGTGAAGGCGTTCAACGACGACCTGCCGTACGACCGCTTCCTGCTCGACCAGATCGCGGCCGACCAGGCCGAGCCCGACGACCCCTCCGCGCTGGCGGCGCTGGGGTTCGTGACGCTCGGCCGGCGATTCCTGGGCGTGACGCACGACATCATCGACGACCGGATCGACGTGGTCACCCGAGGCACGATGGGCCTGACCGTCGCCTGCTCGCGGTGCCACGACCACAAGTTCGACCCGATCCCCACGGCCGACTACTACGCGCTCTACGGCGTCTTCATGAACTGCACCGAGCGCCTCGTCCCGCTGGCCGAGCCCTCGGGGAGCGAGGCCGAGCGCGCGGCCTTCGAAGCCGAGTTGAAGAAGCGCCGGGACGCGCTGGAATCGGGCGTGGCGTCGGCGCGGGAGGAGGCCTCGCGGCGGATCCGCTCGCGGGTCGCCGACTACCTGACGGCCCAGCTCGACCTGTCGAAAGTCCCCGCCGACGGCTTCGACGTCATCCTCTACGCCGACGACCTCGTCCCCGCTTCGGCCCGCCGCTGGCAGGCTTATCTGGCGGCGGCGGCCGAGGCCGACGACCCGATCTTCCGCCCCTGGCGCCGGCTGGCCGCCATCCCCGAGGCCGAGTTCGCGGCCAGGGCCGCGGGCGTGCTCGCCGAGCCGGACGGGTCGGGCGCGGCGCCCGTCAACGCCCGCGTCGCGTCCGCGTTCGCCTCGCCGCCGGCCGCGATGGCCGAGGCCGTGGAACGCTACGGACGGCTCTTCGCCGAGGTCGAGCGCGAGTGGGCCGAACTCCGCAAGGCCGACCCCGCCGCGACCGCCCTCGCCGATCCCGACGCCGAGGCCCTGAGGAAGGTCCTTTACGAGCCCGACCGGTCTCCGTGCTGGATCCCCGACGAGCCGATCGTGACCATCGAGGCGTTCCTGGACAACAATCAGGATGTCAAGCTGTGGCAGCTCCAGGGCGAGGTGGACCGCTGGCTGATGCAGTCGCCCGTCGCGCCCCCCTACGCTTCGGCCCTCACCGACCGGGCCGAGATCCGCGAACCCCGCGTCTTCCGGCGAGGGAACGCGGCCAACCCCGGCGATCTCGCCCCCCGCCGGTTCCTCCAGGTGGTCGCCGGGCCGGACGCCCCGGCGTTCGCGAACGGGAGCGGCCGTCTGGAACTGGCCCGCGCCATCATCGACCCCGAGAACCCGTTGACGGCCCGCGTCTGGGTGAATCGGATCTGGGCCCAGCACTTCGGCGCGGGCCTGGTCCGCACGCCCAGCGACTTCGGGATTCGATCGGAGCCGCCTAGCCACCCCGAGCTGCTCGACTGGCTGGCGCGTCGGCTGGTCGACGGAGGCTGGAGCACCAAGACGATCCACCGCCTGATCCTCCTGTCCTCGACCTACCGTCAAAGGTCGAACGGCGGCGGACCGGACGACGAGAAGGCGAAGCTCGCGGACCCGGAGAACCGCCTCCTCTGGAGGACCAACCCCCACCGCCTGACCTTCGAGGAGGCCCGCGACTCGGCCCTGGCCGCGACCGGGGAGCTGGACGCCCGGATCGGCGGCCGGGGGACGCCCCTCTTCGGCGGCGCCGAGAACCGCCGGCGCACGCTCTACGGGGTGGTCGATCGCCAGTTCCTCCCGGGCGTGTTCCGGGTCTTCGATTTCGCCAACCCGGACCTGCACATCCCGTCGCGGAGCGAGACGACGGTCCCGCAGCAGGCGCTCTTCGCCATGAACCACCCGTTCCCGGCCGCGAGGGCGCGCGCCCTGGCCGCCCGGCTTTCCCCGGGGGACGACGACGCCTCCACCCGCGCCGTCTTCCAGGCCGTCCTCCAGCGCGATCCGACGGCGGACGAGGCGTCGGCCGCGCGAGAGTTCCTGGCCGACGCGGCGGCGGCGCCCCCTCCCGCGCCCCCCGCCGAGAGCCTGGCCTGGTCCTACGGCTGCGTCACGGTCGATCCGGCGTCGGGACCGTCGAAGGACTTCCGCCCGATGCCCCACTTCGACGGCCAGGGATGGGGGGGCGGCCCGCAATGGCCCGACCCGGTCCTCGGCTGGGCGCGGATCACGGCCGGGGGGGCCACCCCGGGGACGATCCGGCCCGCTCGATCGTCCGGCGCTGGGTCTCGCCGATCCGCGGCGTAG